The nucleotide sequence CTTGGTCTAACTTGGATTTATGGCCGTTGCTGTTTGCTTGCGGGTTAAGTTCACGCTCTTTAATAGGGGAGACTTGCAGTTCATCACTTGAGTACACACCCAAAATCACGGCTGGTGCGTAAAGGCGAGCCCAGTATTTTACGGCTAAATATGCGGCCTGTTGTTTTGGGGCCGTCATCCATAAAGGGGAATTCTTAGTGGTCACATTGGCAGGGAATAGGGGCTCTCCCCATTGGATCTCTGTTTCGCCAGCAAGTATGGCCCCCACTTGAACCCAGCTGTCTGGCGTGATCTTGGTGCCTTTGTTAACATTGACGCCTGCAGTATTACTCGATACGACGCCTACATTGTCACCGTCAACTTGCCAACCGCCACCATATTGATAGTGGAAACGTCCATTTATGGCTTTGCTTGAAGAAATCACAGCATTAACTAATTGTGCTTCGTAACCTAAGACACCGTTAACCAAATGGGTTTTCTGTGCGACGGCGTAAGGGTTCATTTTCCACTGCGCGGCTTGCATCACGATTGCCATACAATCGGCGGGAGATCCTTGAAGATGTTTAGGGACGGTCACTTTTCCTTCACTCATAAGGTGGGCTAAGTTGCTCATCTGCTGCATAGCTTCAATGTTCAACACCATGTCGGTAGTGCTGGCGATGCTAGGGCGATCTATTGCTATTTGATTATCCATTATGCTGCGTGCTCCATGTTGTTTTCAGCTTCAAGCTGTTCGAGTTCATCTAATTCCCAGTTATTGAGTGAAACCATAACGGCTTCGTTGGTGTATGCAGGCCAGATGTTTGATTCCATGCATTGGGCTAGTTCGCGCATGGCTTTACGATATTTGAGATAGCCGAGGCGTTTTGTTTTAACGTTAAACACAACGGGTGCAGTGATAACAAAGGGTCGGCTTGACTCAATAACGAAAAAGACAAATTCATTGGCACCACTCACATCGGTATAGAGGGCGTCTTGAATGTGGTAACCAAGCTTCTTGGCTTTAGCACCAAAGAAACGTGGATCTGCACTGGCGTCACTTTTGAGATCAACAATCAGATCGTCAATTTGATAATCGGGACGGCATTTGATTATCAAGCCCGTTTTATCGCGTTTAAAGATGCTGCGTTCAGCAACACCCCCAGTTGATAGGGCTTTAGCGGTAGGGTTGGATTTAAGCGATTGACGTAAGATGGGCATATCGTCCCATTGATCTTGAGTCAGTACTATTTGCCCAGCTTCATCTGCATCTGCTTTAACTGCTTTCCAGTCGTTACCAGCACGGCGCTTAATGCTGTCTGGTTGACGAACGTAGCTGCTATCGAATAACCAAGGTTCAAGGACAACGGTATGTATTGCTTTCCCCATATCGAAGTATGATTTTTCGCTTTGTGGGATAAGCCCATCGATATACTTGGCTTTGTACTTTTGTGGACATTCGATGAATAGCTTTAGTTTGCTGCAGCTGACACCAATAACGGCGTGATAAGTGGTGTCGGGTAAGTCATCGATGATGAGCTTTTCACCTAGCTTTAATAGCTCTAAACGGGCATTAAGGCTATCGACTGTCCAGTGACATTGAGTCATAAAACCGGCAAAGGGATCATCTTGTTCAGTCAGTTGAACGTGAACCTCTTCCTTTATTACAGTTGTTTCGGTATCCGCTGTGTCAGTAACGGTAATGTCTGCATCTTCATCAGTGACTTCAACAAAAGAAGAAGCGATGTTCTTTTTAAAATGACTTCGGTTGTAATCTTCACTTCTCAAAAACGCTTCTGCAGTGCGTTCGGCCTCGGCCAGTTCGTTAGCATCCACGATATATGACAGCTCGAAGATATTTTTAGGTGCCTTAGCCATGGGTTTGAAAGTGAGTTTAAAGCGTTTGAGAGTGAGCATTGAGCTAGTCATAGTCGACTCCATTATCTAGTTGGGCCTGTAGCAAATCAGGTGCGATAACGTTGGCAAGGCGATTGAGCTCAGTGTCAATGATTGACTCGACAGCTGAATTCATTCTGTTTGAATAATGTTCTAGGTAGGCGGTTGTAACGACTTGCTGCAATTCCCCATCTTCAGCCAGCGACTCAATCACGGTATAAATGCTGTGTCCTTCAACGGTTTCGCCTAAATCAAAGAGTTTCAAAATCCATTCGGCTTTTGCTGAGATAGCTTCTGACTTAGCTTCTTGATAGCAGCTTTGTGTAAGTCGGCAGTTTTCTGATGAATAGCTGAGTTCTTGCATGCGATTAAGCAACATGTTGACCTCCAGTTACAAAAGGAAATTGGCTAGTGGTGTTATTTACAGCGTCATAAATTGAGATTTGATAATTCTGCGAGCTAACTCTGAGGCCAAAATCATCCCCAAGCTTTCCTTTGCAATCAAAGTATTCGCTGTCAAACATTTGTGATGGGTGATTGATATACAAATGCTTTGAAAGTGCTTTAGCTCTTTGAATCACTCTGTGGCAATTGGTTAATGGATCTTTATTCCTACTCGCCATAAGGCATGCAAAGCGAAGTGAAAGTAATAGGCGAAACTCTATCTTCTCTTTTTCCGTTTTTGGGGTTGTAGTTAAAATCATCTCATCCTCACGTTTTGTATTTTAATATACATAATGTATGTTCGCAGTTTGAGTTTGTCAATACAATATGTATAATGAATGTGTTTATGGTTTCAGGCAGCCTTAAAAGTTGGTACGATTTGATCTAGTTTGATTAAATAAGAGTAAATAATTTATGAATGTAACAGTCGTGGGAATACATAATGTTGCTGTGAGTTTGGTGGAAGAGGAAAGCTCTAAACCTGAGATAGATAACACAAGTTCAACATCAACCAAGCCATCGAGTTCTGAAGACTCTGTTACTTTATCCAGTGAGGCTATTTCTCTTTTAGAGCTAGAGGTAAATATGATGGGGAATGGAAGCGGGAATGAACCACCAAGCATAAATAAACCTTTAGTATCAGAGATTAAAGGGAATGGGAGTGGGAATGAACCACCTAATTAATTATTAAATACTTCTATCGGTCCTATTCTAAGTGGGGTGTACTGTGAATAATGGAATATGGAATTTAGCTCTTTATCAGAATGGGCTTATGATTTTTATTGGATATGTTTTTTGTTTTATTTTTTGGCTATTTAAAAATCGAACCGTAAATTCATTTTTTATTTGCTTCATGGTTTGGGTTTTCGCAAACTTGCTAATGAATATCATTGAACCATCTTTGTATCGAGCAACGGGGAATGTTCATTTAGACCGATTTATATGGTATTTTAGTTTTGCATTTATCGATTTTATAGCTATTTATACCATTTATAGATGGCATAAATTTGAAAAGTTGAATTACAATCGTGACAGTATTGTAGTATGTTTGCTGTTAGCTATTTTAATGTTTTTACAGATGGTGAGATATATTGAGCGGCAAGTATTTGGTAGTGATCTATTAAAGGTTATTTACAGTGAGGGGATTCCACTGTTAAATACATTTGCTCTTGTTTATCTTATGTTTTCTTCAACATTACAGGGAAGGAAGTTGAAAAATGTTTAATATAATCACTGTCTCCATCTTCGTTGTCTTCTTTACCTTTGCATTGTATTTTATTTTTAGAATAGTTCAAAAGACTGATATTACATGTTTAGTTGATGATGAAAGTGTGAGTACTGGCGTAAATTGTGAACATTACTATAGCGAACTAATTAAAATAGCGATGGATAGGGCTGCTGCAGAAGAATATAATGATAATATAGTGGAGTATATGCGAACTCTAAAGTTATGTGATGAACGCTTAATAGCGGTCTCAAAAAGAGTTAGGGCCGCTAATAAGTTACACCTAAGGAATGCTAGTTAAAGGAACATGACAACCTAGAAAGTTTCTAACCTGTTGCTTGTTTTATAAAATCCTGAATTTCAATAACTGCTGATATTTTGTCAGTAGATTGATAATCAGCCTTTGATAAAATTCGCGCAGCTTTTAAAATATTATCAGGTCCTACCTTTTCATAAACTTTAAAAAAAACTTCAACATCATCAGTAGAAATTTCAATAGCCCTTGCAAGTAACTTTAATGCGTCAGTTAAGTGCTGCTCTGATATGTCTTGAACATTGTCACGTTGTTTGGTCTCACCCACAGGTATATCTTCACCAAATAGGTCCGACATACTAATATGCAAGAGTTCCGATAACTTGATAAGCCCGTTTAAAGAAGGTTCCCTTCTTCCATTAAAGTAATGACCAATAGCACCTTTGGTGGTCACTCCAAAGATATCAAGGAGGTCACCTTGCTGAATACTATTATGCTTCATAAGCACTTCGGCATTCACTGCCCATTTTGGTTTAGCCATACCCTGAATTAACTCCAAAACACCCATATATATAGTCTCCTTAGATAATACACATTGTATTATATCACCACAACATGACAAAATGTATTGTTTTGGTTTGCCGTTCAGACTATTTGGTGTATATTCGGGTATACAAAATGTATACTTGAGGTCGATTATGACATTAAAAAAATACTATGACAGCTTGTGTCGTCCAGACAGACCAGTGTTTATTTTGCGAATGGAAACGTTGCTAAATAAATCTGAGGCTTCAGTGCGTTCTTATATAAATGGACATCGTACTATTCAGCCTCAAGACGTTCGAAAGATTGTAGAGGCAACTGGCGGGAAGGTGTTTGAGTACCAACTAAGACCTGATGTTTATCCTGTTCCCATAGTTATTAACGCTGTAGAACGAGATGAATGAGCAAGCTCGTAGAAAATTTGGTGACAAAAACAGGTTTCATATTCATGTCGAGGCATTACTCAAGCAAATTTCTGCTGTTCATTTGACTAGATTAGCTGTGTTGATTGAACCGGGGATCCTCGTATGAGTATGGAGTTGATGGTGTTGGCCATGAAAGCGAAGGTCGGTAACAGTGCTAAGAAATTAGTGCTGCTTAAGATTGCCGATAACGCTGATGAAAATGGGGAATGTTGGCCCACCTACGAATCGATAGCAAATCATTGCGAAATGTCGCGTAGAACGGTTATCAGGCATATGGAGCAGATGATTTCAGATGGTATTTTGTCTAAAGAGATTCGCAAAGGGGGACCAAAAGGAAACCGCAGTAATGTGTTCCTGATTTCAATTTCTAAGCTGAAGGATTTAGCCGAAGCAACGGGTGACAATTTGACACCCGTACGGGTGACAGAGGATCACCCCACGGGTGACACAGGATCACCCAGAACTAAAGATCTTAAAGATCTAGATCTTAAAAGATCTTCGTCCGGCACAAGCGCCGAACCAGAAAACACACCCAAATCGAAAAAGTTTGATTACACCGCAGACGATTTGAAACTCAGCGAGTGGATTCTATCCAGGATCAAAATCATCTTGCCCTGTGTCAAACAACCCAACATGAATTCATGGTCAAACACGATCCGTTTGATGCGAGAGATCGACGGACTGACTCACAAACAAATTTCTGAGCAGTTTGATTGGATAAGCCGTGATCCGTTTTGGTCAACCAACATCCTAAGTCCTGAAAAGCTCAGAAAACAATGGGACACCATCACCGCGAGGAGACAGCCACATGGAAAATTTGCAAACAGCAATCAACAGAACCATCGACATGAAAGCGCACTCTTTGAAAGCCCACAAGCAAATCTCGACGCCCTCATGCGCAGATCTGACTCTACGTGACACCATGGCAACGGTGTATTTTTTTTAGCGCTTAAAACGAGTTTATGGCGCGATGTTTGAAATAACATTCCCAACCCAAAACGCATTGTTAGATTCACAAGATGAATGGAAAAGCCTGATAGGCAAACTTGAACGTGAAAACATCGATGCTGGTATTGAACGACTCAAGAGCTTGATGACCGAAGACGTCAATTACAAGTGGCCAAATATCCCTTTGACCATTGGCTTGTGTAAACGCCATAAAACGCATGCGTGTCACAAAGCGAACTTTCCTAAGCTACCTGAACTATCAACGGCACAAATGCAGGAGAATAGAGCTAAAACCCTTCATAAGCTGAAAAAACTTGCTCAGGTACATCCCATTCATTTTGCAATCAAGACAGACGTAACCGAGAGGGTATTGAGCCCTGATGAGTTAGCCATAAAACGTCAACGCCAAGACTTTGAAAGGCAGATTTTGTCTGAAGCTAAGATGAAATATTCGCATTTAAATGCATCATCTCAACGCTAATTAAACACACCTGACCAATGAGATTGCATACGGGGAAGAGCAGGGCAGAACGTGATGCTGTCGAGCTTGATAAACAACGCTGGTTTAAAGCCTGGTCTCAATTGAGACATTACAACCATCATCAGATCTGCAATTGGCTTGAAACATTACCCAAAGACGAACAAAAAGATATGCGACGCCGACTCAATGCTATGCGCGGTACGGTCCAGAGAGTTCATCAACAGAGGCCCAAACCGTGAATGAACTGGCCGTGAACATCGATATGGCGTTGAGCACCATCAAATGAGGTCAATACATTTGGATGAGTATCGTCAATTGGCTAAAGCCAAACCACGAACAGGTAAAAACAAAGGCAACGCTAAGGCACAAGCTGCCAAGCTCGCGCTTGATGTCGCTTTGCACTTACTTGAACTGCCAGCTTATGAAAAAGAAGTGAGGTTTCATCCAGTTCGACAATGGCGTTTTGATTATGCGTGGCCAGATCTAAAAATTGCACTGGAGATACACGGCGGCGTCTTTGCCGATGGCCGTCACAACAGAGGCAAAGGCTTTACCGATGACAGAGTCAAAATGAACTCGGCCCAGCTATTGGGTTGGACCGTCATCGAAGCGACGACTGCACAGGTTAACAATGGGCAAATGTTGCAATGGGTAACGACCGCAATCGAATCCAGGAGTTGTGATGCATCCAATTAGACTGATATCTAAACTGGCGCCAAAGGCCATTAATTATCATTCTGCAGGGCGGGGCAGTGCGATAGATGTGATTGACTGGCGTACGGCAGCGCATGCGTTATCTGGTTTGTCACAAGAGGCAAGTGATTGGGCGTGGTACCGATTTGCAGGACAAGATGACAAACTGCCTAAAGTCGTCCGTGCCTTGACCATGTATGTGACGCTGTTTATCAAAATACGACATTACAAAATTAAACCTGACACACTTACCGGGATAATAAACGTCTCTATTCTAGAGTTCACTCAGCCGTTATGCCGTACCTGCAGTGGCGAGGGTAGCGAACCAATCACTAAAACCGTGTGCAAGCCATGTTGTGGTACGGGTAGACAAGGGATATCCAGACGACAACGCTGCAGTGTCATTGGTATCGACCACAAGAATTACACCAAAAACCATGATGAAGTGTCGAAAGAAATATTACGGTTATTATCAGCGTGGGAGCACGATATTTTTATGAATGTGCGCAAGAAAATGGGTGATATGTTTTAACTAAATTGCGCAAACCAGAAGTGCGCAGAATTGAAACTGCGCACCGTGTGGAGCTGTATGCGGGGTCAAAGACCTAGGATTATCCGATTAGCTACTTTTACATTTCATATTTGTATTTAACGAAACCGCGTTATTACGTGTGAACTCTTGTCCATTACTAAAAATCGCATTAAACGCCAAATATGCAAATGAATTTTCTTGTATAATTATATCGGATAAATTGACAGATATAACAGTATAAAAATTGTAACTTTCACCTGGTTTTATAAGATCCGAGATGTGATTATATGATGGTTTAAACTCTCTCATGGACTTCACTTGTAAATGCCACTCTTGAGGAATTCCCTCCTCACCGGATTTTGAAAAATATAGCAATGAGTTTAACTCATGTTCCCCACCAGAAGATGTGAAAAACACTGTATTAAGATCTTTTGATGGTGTTAATTGTTTTAAAGATACGGATTTTTTACCCGAATTATGAAAGTTATGTGGAAACGCGAGTAACATTTGGCACTGATTGCTCTCATCATCATGAATAAGCGCAGTTTGAACCAGGCCTCCACCCTCTACAATAAAACCATCATTTGCTTTTGATGATTCAAACAGAGCAAAACCACTAATGACTAGAGCTAGGAATGAAAACACTTCTGCTATGCCAACTTCATTTTTAAATTTAATCATATTGACCTTTAACTCGTACTCGTTAATGTCTTAGTATTTGTGCTGCATGGAGGGGCGGTGCTAGATGTCTCCGGCTACTCGATTATGTATCAAACAGCACAGTAGTTTATTGTGCGACAGCATTTTCAGCAATAAATCCAATCTTTTTCATTAGGTTGACCCAAAGTGGATCCGACAGTTCTTTGTTTTTTAATGTCACTAAGTAATGTTCAAGTTCAGACTCTAAAGCTTTCATAAACTTAGTGGCATTAATAATTTTTGTTTCACTACATACAATATTGCCACTACGCCTGATCCGCCAACCACCAGTAGTCTCCGCTTGGTGTAAAATACCGTTTCGAATATGCGGATAGAACTCATCGCCTAGCATTGCAAAGTCCGTTAAATACTTCGATGAGGAAAAGAACTCACTAAAGAGTTCTGTTCCTGATTTGGTCGATTTGTCGGCCCTTTTGGCGTCTGTTGATTTATTTAAGCCTTGCTGCATAGATAACAACGCTTCGATCATAAGGCATGAAACAGCCATCATACTAAAGCCATGTTTAGCTTCATTGCTCTTAAAAGGCTCGAAAAAACGCTCCTGAAAACGTTGCCTTACTAGCTCGACAATACTGTTTTTATCGCCATTTTTTTGAAATTTAGCTATGTCGCTTGAAAATACTGCTGATGATAATTCTACTGTCATAAATACTCTGTTATTTTATACATTTATTGCTACTTAAGGTGGTACACAACTTCGTGTTAAGGGGGAAATCGCCTCACAATGCAAATTTCCTAGCGAATTTACATATATGGATTCAAGTATGAGATTTGCGACGTATTTAATCCCTTGATAGGTCACCGCTCACAATCTTCAACTGTTTATTTTCAGTAAGAAGGCCATTTACCATAGAAGCACTCAGGATAGCTTCAGTGATTTTTGCTCTTTGAATTGAGTTCGACAATTGATTCTGAATTTTAGCGATTATAAGACCTGATGCATCATTACCGCTATCAACATAACTTTGAAGTAAAGTTAATGTTTGTCTTAGAGCACAGATAGAGGCGTAAAAACGCACGATTTGTTC is from Shewanella sp. MTB7 and encodes:
- a CDS encoding helix-turn-helix domain-containing protein, with the protein product MSMELMVLAMKAKVGNSAKKLVLLKIADNADENGECWPTYESIANHCEMSRRTVIRHMEQMISDGILSKEIRKGGPKGNRSNVFLISISKLKDLAEATGDNLTPVRVTEDHPTGDTGSPRTKDLKDLDLKRSSSGTSAEPENTPKSKKFDYTADDLKLSEWILSRIKIILPCVKQPNMNSWSNTIRLMREIDGLTHKQISEQFDWISRDPFWSTNILSPEKLRKQWDTITARRQPHGKFANSNQQNHRHESALFESPQANLDALMRRSDST
- a CDS encoding helix-turn-helix domain-containing protein, with the protein product MGVLELIQGMAKPKWAVNAEVLMKHNSIQQGDLLDIFGVTTKGAIGHYFNGRREPSLNGLIKLSELLHISMSDLFGEDIPVGETKQRDNVQDISEQHLTDALKLLARAIEISTDDVEVFFKVYEKVGPDNILKAARILSKADYQSTDKISAVIEIQDFIKQATG
- a CDS encoding YdaS family helix-turn-helix protein, producing the protein METLLNKSEASVRSYINGHRTIQPQDVRKIVEATGGKVFEYQLRPDVYPVPIVINAVERDE
- a CDS encoding RecT family recombinase, translated to MDNQIAIDRPSIASTTDMVLNIEAMQQMSNLAHLMSEGKVTVPKHLQGSPADCMAIVMQAAQWKMNPYAVAQKTHLVNGVLGYEAQLVNAVISSSKAINGRFHYQYGGGWQVDGDNVGVVSSNTAGVNVNKGTKITPDSWVQVGAILAGETEIQWGEPLFPANVTTKNSPLWMTAPKQQAAYLAVKYWARLYAPAVILGVYSSDELQVSPIKERELNPQANSNGHKSKLDQVLSGDVIDPVEKNNRVFDELVLAILSVSNLDELNEVGFEVAKKFKASLITPEERKSLGADFKKRQREFAPVDTETGEVA
- a CDS encoding PD-(D/E)XK nuclease-like domain-containing protein is translated as MTSSMLTLKRFKLTFKPMAKAPKNIFELSYIVDANELAEAERTAEAFLRSEDYNRSHFKKNIASSFVEVTDEDADITVTDTADTETTVIKEEVHVQLTEQDDPFAGFMTQCHWTVDSLNARLELLKLGEKLIIDDLPDTTYHAVIGVSCSKLKLFIECPQKYKAKYIDGLIPQSEKSYFDMGKAIHTVVLEPWLFDSSYVRQPDSIKRRAGNDWKAVKADADEAGQIVLTQDQWDDMPILRQSLKSNPTAKALSTGGVAERSIFKRDKTGLIIKCRPDYQIDDLIVDLKSDASADPRFFGAKAKKLGYHIQDALYTDVSGANEFVFFVIESSRPFVITAPVVFNVKTKRLGYLKYRKAMRELAQCMESNIWPAYTNEAVMVSLNNWELDELEQLEAENNMEHAA